Proteins from a genomic interval of Arachis hypogaea cultivar Tifrunner chromosome 10, arahy.Tifrunner.gnm2.J5K5, whole genome shotgun sequence:
- the LOC112718237 gene encoding uncharacterized protein: MQVKTVARIVESDARKVICKEVERIKTVAVVLGSRGRSLIQSVLQGSVGEYCFHHCKATPVVIVPRKDAGDASIL; this comes from the exons ATGCAGGTGAAGACAGTGGCTCGGATTGTGGAAAGTGATGCAAGGAAAGTAATTTGCAAGGAAGTAGAGAGGATCAAAACTGTGGCTGTAGTTCTGGGATCAAGAGGCAGAAGCTTAATTCAGAG TGTGCTACAGGGAAGTGTTGGAGAGTACTGCTTCCACCACTGCAAAGCAACACCTGTTGTCATCGTTCCTAGAAAAG ATGCTGGAGATGCATCAATATTGTAG